One genomic segment of Ictalurus punctatus breed USDA103 chromosome 4, Coco_2.0, whole genome shotgun sequence includes these proteins:
- the pias1b gene encoding E3 SUMO-protein ligase PIAS1 isoform X3: MVMSLRVSELQVLLGYAGRNKHGRKHELLTKALHLLKAGCSPAVQMKIKELYRRRFPTKMVSPTDLSLPGVHSTTGVASAGLPASLAQLGFDSHGAPSPLLPVSLLGPKHELGLPHLSSALHPVHPDVKLQRLPFYDVLDELIKPTSLVLPYYKQFKLTSDNNQRFQETCFAFALTPQQVQQISSSMDISGTKCDFSVQVQLRFCLSETSCPQEDHFPPNLCVKVNGKPCNLPGYLPPTKNGVEPKRPSRPINITSLVRLSTTVPNTIVVSWTSEIGRSYSMAVYLVRQQSSSVLLQRLRSKGIRNPDHSRALIKEKLTADPDSEIATTSLRVSLLCPLGKMRLMVPCRALTCSHLQCFDATLYIQMNEKKPTWVCPVCDKKAPYEHLIIDGLFMEILNSCVDCDEIQFKEDGSWAPMISKKVVQEVSASSNGLEGSCRPVLSEHKNSSSHTSSSNNKKVEVIDLTLDSSSDDDDDDDDDDDEEPPSKRACPSLSPTSPPVTKGVLNLHHQASPVTRAPSMPAVETNYIPPPPPLIQDYRHYYHTPSDLSDLNFFSFLPGENHPHYNMVMAAAAAASASASTSDDHELLRFLPYNSSQLYLEQAGTAPSSSLAPPNGSAGSSSSLRDSHGHSSVSRSRSDTAASVIYGSIPDVISLD; this comes from the exons ATGGTGATGAGCCTGCGTGTCTCTGAACTGCAAGTACTCCTAGGATACGCTGGTCGCAATAAGCACGGAAGAAAGCACGAACTATTGACCAAAGCACTCCACTTGCTGAAGGCTGGCTGTAGTCCCGCTGTACAGATGAAGATCAAGGAGTTGTACCGCCGCCGCTTCCCCACAAAAATGGTATCCCCGACAGACCTCTCTCTCCCTGGGGTCCACTCCACAACAGGTGTAGCATCCGCAGGTTTACCTGCGAGCCTCGCCCAACTTGGGTTTGACAGCCATGGCGCGCCTTCGCCTCTGCTGCCTGTCTCACTCCTGGGGCCAAAGCATGAGCTGGGCCTTCCACACCTGTCTTCTGCCCTGCATCCTGTCCATCCAGACGTCAAGCTTCAGAGGCTTCCTTTCTATGACGTGCTGGATGAACTGATCAAGCCCACCAGCCTGG TTCTTCCTTACTATAAGCAGTTTAAATTGA CCTCAGACAACAATCAGAGGTTTCAGGAAACGTGCTTTGCATTTGCGTTGACGCCACAGCAAGTCCAACAGATCAGCAGCTCAAT GGACATCTCTGGGACCAAATGTGACTTTTCAGTACAAGTTCAGTTAAG GTTTTGCTTATCAGAGACAAGTTGTCCTCAGGAAGACCATTTCCCACCAAACCTCTGTGTGAAAGTGAACGGAAAGCCCTGTAACCTCCCC GGCTATCTTCCTCCAACTAAAAATGGAGTAGAGCCAAAAAGACCAAGCAGGCCCATCAACATTACCTCTCTGGTCCGTTTATCCACAACAGTCCCCAACACTATTGTGGTATCTTGGACGTCGGAAATCGGCAGG AGTTATTCCATGGCGGTGTACCTCGTCCGACAGCAGTCCTCTTCAGTATTGCTGCAGAGACTACGGTCGAAAGGCATCAGGAACCCAGACCACTCAAGAGCACTCA TCAAAGAGAAGTTGACAGCTGACCCTGACAGTGAGATTGCTACCACTAGTCTGAGAGTCTCCCTCCTCTGTCCG CTGGGGAAGATGCGGCTGATGGTTCCGTGCCGAGCGCTGACCTGCTCACACCTGCAATGCTTTGACGCTACACTCTACATCCAAATGAATGAGAAAAAACCCACCTGGGTGTGTCCAGTCTGTGACAAGAAGGCCCCATATGAACACCTCATCATCGATGG GTTGTTCATGGAGATCTTAAACAGTTGTGTAGACTGTGATGAGATCCAGTTTAAGGAGGATGGTAGCTGGGCACCTATGATCTCCAAAAAGGTGGTGCAGGAGGTGTCTGCTTCGTCCAACGGCTTAGAGG GTTCATGTCGACCAGTGCTATCTGAGCACAAAAACAGTTCATCACACACCAGCAGTAGCAACAATAAAAAAGTGGAAGTGATTGACCTTACACTAGACAGCTCCTcagatgatgacgacgatgacgacgatgatgatgatgaagaaccTCCTTCTAAACGAGCATGTCCATCTCTTTCACCCACCTCACCACCAGTCACTAAAGG GGTGTTGAATCTTCACCATCAGGCATCTCCGGTGACGCGAGCTCCGAGCATGCCAGCAGTGGAGACAAACTACATTCCCCCTCCACCTCCTCTCATTCAGGACTACCGCCACTATTACCACACGCCCAGTGACCTGTCAG ATCtgaatttcttttcatttttaccaGGGGAAAATCATCCG CATTACAACATGGTAATGGCAGCAGCAGCCGCAGCATCTGCCTCGGCGTCAACGTCAGACGATCATGAGCTCCTCCGCTTCTTGCCCTATAACTCCTCACAGCTGTACCTGGAGCAAGCAGGCACGGCGCCGAGCAGTTCACTGGCACCACCCAATGGCAGCGCGGGCAGCAGTAGCAGCCTGCGGGACAGCCATGGGCACAGCAGTGTGTCCCGCTCACGGTCAGACACAGCTGCCTCAGTCATATACGGCTCCATCCCTGACGTCATCTCACTCGACTGA
- the pias1b gene encoding E3 SUMO-protein ligase PIAS1 isoform X2 → MRQRNKMAESAELKQMVMSLRVSELQVLLGYAGRNKHGRKHELLTKALHLLKAGCSPAVQMKIKELYRRRFPTKMVSPTDLSLPGVHSTTGVASAGLPASLAQLGFDSHGAPSPLLPVSLLGPKHELGLPHLSSALHPVHPDVKLQRLPFYDVLDELIKPTSLASDNNQRFQETCFAFALTPQQVQQISSSMDISGTKCDFSVQVQLRFCLSETSCPQEDHFPPNLCVKVNGKPCNLPGYLPPTKNGVEPKRPSRPINITSLVRLSTTVPNTIVVSWTSEIGRSYSMAVYLVRQQSSSVLLQRLRSKGIRNPDHSRALIKEKLTADPDSEIATTSLRVSLLCPLGKMRLMVPCRALTCSHLQCFDATLYIQMNEKKPTWVCPVCDKKAPYEHLIIDGLFMEILNSCVDCDEIQFKEDGSWAPMISKKVVQEVSASSNGLEGSCRPVLSEHKNSSSHTSSSNNKKVEVIDLTLDSSSDDDDDDDDDDDEEPPSKRACPSLSPTSPPVTKGVLNLHHQASPVTRAPSMPAVETNYIPPPPPLIQDYRHYYHTPSDLSDLNFFSFLPGENHPHYNMVMAAAAAASASASTSDDHELLRFLPYNSSQLYLEQAGTAPSSSLAPPNGSAGSSSSLRDSHGHSSVSRSRSDTAASVIYGSIPDVISLD, encoded by the exons CAAATGGTGATGAGCCTGCGTGTCTCTGAACTGCAAGTACTCCTAGGATACGCTGGTCGCAATAAGCACGGAAGAAAGCACGAACTATTGACCAAAGCACTCCACTTGCTGAAGGCTGGCTGTAGTCCCGCTGTACAGATGAAGATCAAGGAGTTGTACCGCCGCCGCTTCCCCACAAAAATGGTATCCCCGACAGACCTCTCTCTCCCTGGGGTCCACTCCACAACAGGTGTAGCATCCGCAGGTTTACCTGCGAGCCTCGCCCAACTTGGGTTTGACAGCCATGGCGCGCCTTCGCCTCTGCTGCCTGTCTCACTCCTGGGGCCAAAGCATGAGCTGGGCCTTCCACACCTGTCTTCTGCCCTGCATCCTGTCCATCCAGACGTCAAGCTTCAGAGGCTTCCTTTCTATGACGTGCTGGATGAACTGATCAAGCCCACCAGCCTGG CCTCAGACAACAATCAGAGGTTTCAGGAAACGTGCTTTGCATTTGCGTTGACGCCACAGCAAGTCCAACAGATCAGCAGCTCAAT GGACATCTCTGGGACCAAATGTGACTTTTCAGTACAAGTTCAGTTAAG GTTTTGCTTATCAGAGACAAGTTGTCCTCAGGAAGACCATTTCCCACCAAACCTCTGTGTGAAAGTGAACGGAAAGCCCTGTAACCTCCCC GGCTATCTTCCTCCAACTAAAAATGGAGTAGAGCCAAAAAGACCAAGCAGGCCCATCAACATTACCTCTCTGGTCCGTTTATCCACAACAGTCCCCAACACTATTGTGGTATCTTGGACGTCGGAAATCGGCAGG AGTTATTCCATGGCGGTGTACCTCGTCCGACAGCAGTCCTCTTCAGTATTGCTGCAGAGACTACGGTCGAAAGGCATCAGGAACCCAGACCACTCAAGAGCACTCA TCAAAGAGAAGTTGACAGCTGACCCTGACAGTGAGATTGCTACCACTAGTCTGAGAGTCTCCCTCCTCTGTCCG CTGGGGAAGATGCGGCTGATGGTTCCGTGCCGAGCGCTGACCTGCTCACACCTGCAATGCTTTGACGCTACACTCTACATCCAAATGAATGAGAAAAAACCCACCTGGGTGTGTCCAGTCTGTGACAAGAAGGCCCCATATGAACACCTCATCATCGATGG GTTGTTCATGGAGATCTTAAACAGTTGTGTAGACTGTGATGAGATCCAGTTTAAGGAGGATGGTAGCTGGGCACCTATGATCTCCAAAAAGGTGGTGCAGGAGGTGTCTGCTTCGTCCAACGGCTTAGAGG GTTCATGTCGACCAGTGCTATCTGAGCACAAAAACAGTTCATCACACACCAGCAGTAGCAACAATAAAAAAGTGGAAGTGATTGACCTTACACTAGACAGCTCCTcagatgatgacgacgatgacgacgatgatgatgatgaagaaccTCCTTCTAAACGAGCATGTCCATCTCTTTCACCCACCTCACCACCAGTCACTAAAGG GGTGTTGAATCTTCACCATCAGGCATCTCCGGTGACGCGAGCTCCGAGCATGCCAGCAGTGGAGACAAACTACATTCCCCCTCCACCTCCTCTCATTCAGGACTACCGCCACTATTACCACACGCCCAGTGACCTGTCAG ATCtgaatttcttttcatttttaccaGGGGAAAATCATCCG CATTACAACATGGTAATGGCAGCAGCAGCCGCAGCATCTGCCTCGGCGTCAACGTCAGACGATCATGAGCTCCTCCGCTTCTTGCCCTATAACTCCTCACAGCTGTACCTGGAGCAAGCAGGCACGGCGCCGAGCAGTTCACTGGCACCACCCAATGGCAGCGCGGGCAGCAGTAGCAGCCTGCGGGACAGCCATGGGCACAGCAGTGTGTCCCGCTCACGGTCAGACACAGCTGCCTCAGTCATATACGGCTCCATCCCTGACGTCATCTCACTCGACTGA
- the pias1b gene encoding E3 SUMO-protein ligase PIAS1 isoform X1, translating into MRQRNKMAESAELKQMVMSLRVSELQVLLGYAGRNKHGRKHELLTKALHLLKAGCSPAVQMKIKELYRRRFPTKMVSPTDLSLPGVHSTTGVASAGLPASLAQLGFDSHGAPSPLLPVSLLGPKHELGLPHLSSALHPVHPDVKLQRLPFYDVLDELIKPTSLVLPYYKQFKLTSDNNQRFQETCFAFALTPQQVQQISSSMDISGTKCDFSVQVQLRFCLSETSCPQEDHFPPNLCVKVNGKPCNLPGYLPPTKNGVEPKRPSRPINITSLVRLSTTVPNTIVVSWTSEIGRSYSMAVYLVRQQSSSVLLQRLRSKGIRNPDHSRALIKEKLTADPDSEIATTSLRVSLLCPLGKMRLMVPCRALTCSHLQCFDATLYIQMNEKKPTWVCPVCDKKAPYEHLIIDGLFMEILNSCVDCDEIQFKEDGSWAPMISKKVVQEVSASSNGLEGSCRPVLSEHKNSSSHTSSSNNKKVEVIDLTLDSSSDDDDDDDDDDDEEPPSKRACPSLSPTSPPVTKGVLNLHHQASPVTRAPSMPAVETNYIPPPPPLIQDYRHYYHTPSDLSDLNFFSFLPGENHPHYNMVMAAAAAASASASTSDDHELLRFLPYNSSQLYLEQAGTAPSSSLAPPNGSAGSSSSLRDSHGHSSVSRSRSDTAASVIYGSIPDVISLD; encoded by the exons CAAATGGTGATGAGCCTGCGTGTCTCTGAACTGCAAGTACTCCTAGGATACGCTGGTCGCAATAAGCACGGAAGAAAGCACGAACTATTGACCAAAGCACTCCACTTGCTGAAGGCTGGCTGTAGTCCCGCTGTACAGATGAAGATCAAGGAGTTGTACCGCCGCCGCTTCCCCACAAAAATGGTATCCCCGACAGACCTCTCTCTCCCTGGGGTCCACTCCACAACAGGTGTAGCATCCGCAGGTTTACCTGCGAGCCTCGCCCAACTTGGGTTTGACAGCCATGGCGCGCCTTCGCCTCTGCTGCCTGTCTCACTCCTGGGGCCAAAGCATGAGCTGGGCCTTCCACACCTGTCTTCTGCCCTGCATCCTGTCCATCCAGACGTCAAGCTTCAGAGGCTTCCTTTCTATGACGTGCTGGATGAACTGATCAAGCCCACCAGCCTGG TTCTTCCTTACTATAAGCAGTTTAAATTGA CCTCAGACAACAATCAGAGGTTTCAGGAAACGTGCTTTGCATTTGCGTTGACGCCACAGCAAGTCCAACAGATCAGCAGCTCAAT GGACATCTCTGGGACCAAATGTGACTTTTCAGTACAAGTTCAGTTAAG GTTTTGCTTATCAGAGACAAGTTGTCCTCAGGAAGACCATTTCCCACCAAACCTCTGTGTGAAAGTGAACGGAAAGCCCTGTAACCTCCCC GGCTATCTTCCTCCAACTAAAAATGGAGTAGAGCCAAAAAGACCAAGCAGGCCCATCAACATTACCTCTCTGGTCCGTTTATCCACAACAGTCCCCAACACTATTGTGGTATCTTGGACGTCGGAAATCGGCAGG AGTTATTCCATGGCGGTGTACCTCGTCCGACAGCAGTCCTCTTCAGTATTGCTGCAGAGACTACGGTCGAAAGGCATCAGGAACCCAGACCACTCAAGAGCACTCA TCAAAGAGAAGTTGACAGCTGACCCTGACAGTGAGATTGCTACCACTAGTCTGAGAGTCTCCCTCCTCTGTCCG CTGGGGAAGATGCGGCTGATGGTTCCGTGCCGAGCGCTGACCTGCTCACACCTGCAATGCTTTGACGCTACACTCTACATCCAAATGAATGAGAAAAAACCCACCTGGGTGTGTCCAGTCTGTGACAAGAAGGCCCCATATGAACACCTCATCATCGATGG GTTGTTCATGGAGATCTTAAACAGTTGTGTAGACTGTGATGAGATCCAGTTTAAGGAGGATGGTAGCTGGGCACCTATGATCTCCAAAAAGGTGGTGCAGGAGGTGTCTGCTTCGTCCAACGGCTTAGAGG GTTCATGTCGACCAGTGCTATCTGAGCACAAAAACAGTTCATCACACACCAGCAGTAGCAACAATAAAAAAGTGGAAGTGATTGACCTTACACTAGACAGCTCCTcagatgatgacgacgatgacgacgatgatgatgatgaagaaccTCCTTCTAAACGAGCATGTCCATCTCTTTCACCCACCTCACCACCAGTCACTAAAGG GGTGTTGAATCTTCACCATCAGGCATCTCCGGTGACGCGAGCTCCGAGCATGCCAGCAGTGGAGACAAACTACATTCCCCCTCCACCTCCTCTCATTCAGGACTACCGCCACTATTACCACACGCCCAGTGACCTGTCAG ATCtgaatttcttttcatttttaccaGGGGAAAATCATCCG CATTACAACATGGTAATGGCAGCAGCAGCCGCAGCATCTGCCTCGGCGTCAACGTCAGACGATCATGAGCTCCTCCGCTTCTTGCCCTATAACTCCTCACAGCTGTACCTGGAGCAAGCAGGCACGGCGCCGAGCAGTTCACTGGCACCACCCAATGGCAGCGCGGGCAGCAGTAGCAGCCTGCGGGACAGCCATGGGCACAGCAGTGTGTCCCGCTCACGGTCAGACACAGCTGCCTCAGTCATATACGGCTCCATCCCTGACGTCATCTCACTCGACTGA